ccacgttccgctcctggatcctggcccgtgcctcacctgctcaccgccggatcaaccctcgaactgcaccaattgtcatttctttaataaatactgtaaatattccccgagtctgcatcctttggtccgctacacccaccgttacgactaataccaagttatgtgggcactgctacgggcattccactgcccatgatgtgcatgtaacacaacattaaaagcaaacaatgaactggtgtgtacatacaccttcaccagtcaaaatcgtggctaactgtttttggacatctggtgaggcaagcgtgcagactgcgcgcagctcaaggaatgtgcACCAGTTGCGCTACAGCCTTcttgcacttctgtggttagtTCCCTAAttccctattttattaaaataaatcacttaatcacaaaactgtcaaaatactcagtttgaagatttcttttaaccggggtggggacttgctttttgtccgcatgtcaggttttattgttcccgacctttgctcatgtttgacacaacataaatccacttagccatgtcaattttaaacatttttcatttacgttgtgattttatcacgatccttgctgcacttggcatcatccaagtcctacagctctcccacagtcgtgcgtaaaggtgcaggtcattacggcaccaaatgcggagtaaggaagccgttagtgcggaattacgcacgactaaaagcctgtcgtagtttaaccttcgaggcagagctaaatcacagtgatggtcacaagaagacagcgtgagaaaagaattttgatggagagatttgacgataagcaataattacgcagcttcctggttcaagtaaccgtcttagaaagattttatccttgtttaaatccgcacattttaaccacaaaagtattagtttcaattaatatcatgagacaaagacctgaataaatgaggtaaaaacttaaagtgaaaagtttttcatagctctacccgatactgtgcgcctttagtatccatattaccatgttcaacaaaggcataattcttaccaaaaccataataaaaggagcaaaagcttttgcccgaggattttttaattggctgttttaggtgagttaaaatgcatgtaattcatatttatgcatttataaatatatataagccaatacctttaccatctggcccgccacctgtgggcgctgaaaaaaattggcccgaagccaagcgaagttgccgacccctgatgtagagggttaatatgaacatttaagaccaaaatgacgagtttttccacagaaagtgaactggagccagagtcgatggagcaggaagtgacgcccaggatcacttcctgtttggaacatggcggctagcgggttagctttgtccatttatataaaaagtctGTGAGTCCTACACATCAGTCTGGGACGGTTCTTACTTAAACGATCAGAACCAATGATCAGAGCGGTCAAACAGATGcttcgctctgattggtcgaagcgtcTCAACAGCAGAACGAGTCTGACCCTCTACAAACGCACAAAGCACTTCCCTCAGCGCTCAGAACACTTCTACTAAAACAGACTGAagtatgtctgtgtctgtggcctAGTGTactgtgctgtgattggtcagttttcTTAAAGGACCAATCACACGCAAATGATTCAACTGGAGCTGTTCAACACGGATTTAAGAGTTTGTGACGTCGAAGACTGTGAAtgtgagacacacacacgtacacacacacccccacagacagacacacacacacacacacacacaccccgacacacccacagagacacacacacagataaacacagacacacacacagacacagacagacacacacacacacacagatagacACAGACACTTTGCTTGATTCTGTCTGTATCAGTTATTATCCGAGAAAATGTTAtaactggttcagtcctggttcagtcctggtttagtaaagTAAAGGTCAGTAAAGGTCTTGTCGTTGTATGCTGTTGTATGTTGTTGTATGTTGTTGTATGCTGTTGTATGttgttgtatgttgtatgttgttGTATGCTGTTGTATGttgttgtatgttgtatgttgttGTATGTTGTTGTATGCTGTTGTATGTTGTTGTATGTTGAGGGACCGTCCCTTTAAGCCGGTCCTGTCCCTTTAAGCCGGTCCTGTCCCTTTAAGACTCTCTgatcctgtttttgttctggACTCGAGTCTTTTCAGTTGTGCACATATATTTTTGCAGAGCTGTTGTTTCTGAAggtgcagtgtttgtgtttcctCTGATAAATTATATAAGAACAAACTgcattatgtcatatttttatcattactgCCCCCTGCAGGAAACATGAGGCACAGCAGGacgagaagaagagaaggagagtttGAATTCATCTTCCACACTAATATCATTTCAGTGGTTTTCAATTAAACACTTGTAAATTGTGTTTAGGATGTTGGAGAAGCCGTTGGCACAAAATGGCAGCCACACTtcagtcagtctgtcccagggcagctgtgtaaCAGTCGTCTAAGTGAATCTAAATCACGTTTGAAGGTCCATTATAGTGCAGTCAGACGTGACACCAGCttgtcctgtctccatggagatgttattgcttcgtctggaatgtcccacagtatctGACTCCATGAAGACGCctcgagttacaggtcagatctgtgaaaaggagTCCCAGTAAGAATGAACAATTACATTTTAGGCATTTCTTTTAGCAAcataaacacctgtaaatgacaataatgaagaataaatcagcttaatgccatactgtggaacataccaagACAGACAAcgacatccccatggagaaagGTGATGCCATGAggccagttacaggtcagatctgcaaagAGGCGTCCCAGTAAGAAGACCATGCTCAAGAACATTTaggcatttttttttagcaacatAAACATCTATAAGTGAAAATAACGCAGAATAaaccagtttaatgccataatgtggaacatacCAATGTTTCCATAGAAAAAGACGACAGACTTCCTCaagaaagttacgcagtgtagctttaaaaaacatatgtgGAACTTTCTGACTTCAGTGAATAAAAGTGTCTGTGTGAtgtaaaaagaaacacaaactgCACCGACTTTATGGCTCagatatttaataaaatatttttctaaATCGTGAACTCACCAGTGTAAGTGTGtcgtgtttctcaaactgtggtgtgcGTACTGCTGGAGACACACTAGCCCCTCCTGGTGGTGCGTGAggtcctctgcagctcagatctGCTTCATTCACAATCACTtttctacatgtttttgttcttctttgGTCGGTTCTTGGTCAAACTTCACATTTGAGACGTTTAATGGTTAAAGTGGCTGTGATATTTGAGCTGAGTCTGCTCCAGTTCAGACGTGTTACATAaacagctcctgaggtcaaaatgcGTCCCCTGTGCGCCGTCTGCATCTGACTACAAAGTGTTATATAGTTtgatgatcaggaagtgtggttagcatgctggttgttggcTTTATCGTCatggtaaaaaagaaaaaaaactcatcgtggtgaataattaggatgttctgatgcataaggaaagtgaggagtaaatttataagtgtttttaagccaatcaggagcaagactgttgaaggtTTGTTTTGGCGACTTAACGCTCTTTTGTCGTTTGGAGCAGCGTTTTCTTCATTTTCTCGGTGGTTCTTGGTGTGAGTTTGCTCGCTCTGACGCGTTACGTATGACGTGCACATAAAGAGGCGGAGTCCAGTGATCTGAAGCAGTTTTAATGGCGTGACACGAGGGGAAGAGGCTCTCCTATGGTACATCACACAGTGTTTGAATCAGCATTTAAacaaagtcacacacacagccctGTCTGCAAGAGCACACCGCAAAAACACGTCCACACGCAGCAAAACGACGGGAATTAGCAATACTCACTTTgattactacattttttttaagttaaagatGAAAATAATTCGCTaatgattgtattttttttatcttaacaGAACTGGAAGAACATCTTATTCCATTTtgctttgaaataaataaaaaataatttgcaAAACcagaaatatctaaaaaaaaaaacaactccaaaatCGTGAATAAATTTCTCAAAACTCGTTAAAActgcttaaaataaatattaaaaattcaAGTCATGTAACTGGCGcagatgtgtttttgcagtgaGTCCAAGTGAGATTCACAGACGCACCAACAGGAGGCGCTGTACTGTAGTTTCTAATACAATACCTGAGCTCAGAAAGGTGACGACACACGTTTAAAAACaggagttaaaatgacttgaattcagaattttaatattaatttttgaGCAGTTTTGGTGTCGACTTTGAGACGGAAAAATTATTAAATGGTTCAAATATATTTCAGACtggtttttaattcattttaaagcaaaaaattGAAGTATTTATTGTAAACTTTAAGCAAAATCTATGATAATGAGGTTAGAAAATACACACAGGATTTCAAAATAAAGTCTAGACGTTGGGATTCCTCAGAAATATGAAGTaaaatcaaccaaaaaaaaatccaaattagTCAAAAGCACTCAAATCAAGATGAATATTCTTAATTCAAGCCATTTTAACTAATGCAGACATCATTTTGTGCAGTGTAGTCCTACCTGTTAACGAGAGGCTCCTCACACCTCCCCCAAAACAAACGGATTATTTAAGTCAGAAAAATACACCTGAAATCTCTATATTTACATCAGCAAAGACGCAGTTTCACCTGAAGGTTCAAAATTCAATATCGGCTAAAGATTTCCTCAAAAACTCGCGACTAGTTTGACCCAAGTCCGTATTTACACATATGTACAAATCTCATTTACTttcaaacaatattaaaataaaccttTAATACATACAAACTTATTTTTGTATCTATTTATATGTTTTGTAAATTGTAAAGCCATTCTCCTCTACCAAACTATTAATAAGtgcaaattattcaaacatctgtataaaaaactaCGATTGCAGCATCCAGCATAGACACCAGAGGGCGACACCGAGCGGATCCCCCCCGAGTGTTTTTGATACTTCTGTGCGTCTCCGCTTTAAAGTCCGTGTTTCGAAACGAGCCGAAAGAAACGACGACgtctgtgcaaaaaaaaaaaaaaaactgagacGAGATGATCTGAGTTTGGAATTAGATTAAAGCGGCTCGTGTTTAcgccgtttcctcgtcacaaacggagCTGGAGttaggttttgtttcattctcacacgtttaacacaaacctgcagatttaggctgagttcttctctcaaactgaaaacactctgttccacattgtgatgtcatcatgtggtgatacaggaagtgctccactgtgtttttaaactccacacaccttcatttatagaatcatttggcaattccagaactgaaattatccaatctcgactgaactaaaggtaaaaggagctgttcactttgaaaactaccacttgatgacatcacaaggtggaacagagcattttgtagACACcgggattactgaaacatgtgtgaatgaaacaaaacacaactccaggtctgtttttgaggaggaaccAACACTATAACAtcacaaaatagtgaaatatgggccatttaaactttgaattaacaaaaatatctcTAAAAACTTATTAACGTGAGTCAAATCTCAAATCCAGATGAATTTAAGCGTCAGAATTCAGATCACGTCATCTCATTGTTTCGTAGAACAGAACACGACTGGCCCGAGTGACACTAGTCCATGTAGCGGTCGTCGCCTCGTCCAGGCCCTTTGTCCGTGTGATTGTTAAAGTAAAAGTTTGGGAAGATCTGTGACGTGGAAGATTCACCGTTTAACTCGACGTTTTCACACACACTGCGACAAATAAACACCACAACAATCAGATTATTCCAGAATCTCGTTTGGTTTGACCAGTTTAGACTGAATCACTTCTACGGCTTTGATCACTCCACCTGTTCAAGGTGTTTTGTAATGGTCCGCTgattcagatgccctcccacaggcCCTCAGATATGTCAATACAAACGATCAGGTTCAATAACTGgatttaagtcctggtttagtcccggtttagtcttggtttagtcttggtttagtcttggtttagttctggtttagtcttggtttagttctggtttagtcttggtttagtcctggtttagtcttggtttagtccttgtttagtcttggtttagtcttggtttagtctcggtttagtccttgtttagtcttggtttagtcttggtttagtccttgtttagtccttgtttagtcttggtttagtcttggtttagtccttgtttagtccttgtttagtcttcgtttagtcttcgtttagtcccggtttagtcttggtttagtcttggtttagtcttggtttagtcttggtttagtcccggtctagtcccggtttagtcccggtttagtcctggtttgttcttaaatgttcgtattaaccctctacatgatcctggggtttttatttcactattgtgtctgtaaatcaagatatgaacattaataacagacaaatcaggtccttctttccccgaggtcactctcgttagcgttagcattagtgttagcaacaggtttgattgacagcgttgctaagcgcctgctccctgttaaaccagtgctgtgggcgggaagaggcgttaccttcagcagcctggctcctgattggctctttggttgctatgatactctgaATCAGCCCCTGTATCTGCTCtgacctcgatgagcttcatttggagctgaagctgtggtgacgtcacttcTTCGTCTCTCGTTGGTAGTTTTTCTTATAATCTTAGGCCTGATAGTGACATAAATCTAAACTAGTCAAACGAAGATTCTGAATTCacaaattttaaatttttttttacagtgaaaataataaaatttgaCATGAGAtggaaataaaacagtttaaacacattttaacccTGTTTTGGACAAACGGCTGCGTGAATTCAAACAAACAGCAGTCGATAAAGGACAAGTGCAGAACAAAACGGAACGAAACGGACATTTGTGCATCTCTACGctgcaaaaaaatgaaacatttcTCATCTACAAAGAGTTAAATTGACTTGAATCCTCAGTGTGGTTTGTTtggtacagttttatatttagATTAATGCACCTAAACGAGGAAGACCTGTGGTTTATATGAACGTTACGGTACATTTCTGACTATTTTGAAGATAATTATTGGTAAAGAACGATAATCTGtcacaaaaaaaatcccataaTTGCAAATAATTTATCTtaacatgaaaaacaacttaaacaaaTCATAAATATCTCAAAACAAGTCAAATAACATGGAGTCTATGAACTAGTAAAGTCAAATATAAACTCCTCTTCTGAACTGAAGTAAAATGAACAAATCCAgatgttttttgcagtgtagaaAGACGACCTCGACGACGCAGACGACGGACTCAGGGCTGAAGCGTCTCAAAATGGCTGACGGATGATGATTGTGCGTTCTGTCTCGTGCGGAATAAATAGAGTTGTTACGTTTTAAGAGctaaactaaaacagaaatcaTTTCAGAGCGTGTTTGTAGAAGTTTAAAACACTTCGTTAACaggtttgagaaataaaaaaaaacgctCCTGGAGACACGGGGGACGCGTCGATCTCagcgtttttttttaaataaacggCCATTTTGTTTGGATCGTTCAGCCCCGACACGTGACACAAACACGCAGGATTTAATCAAACGTGGGTAATGTGAACTGGGAACTGGTTGTGACGTCAAtaaaaggtgcaatgtgtaacttttctggtgctttACGTGTCCGTGGAGATGCTGTTGCGTTTCATTAAAaggttccagagtatggcattacacttatctggTCACAGCTGTAAAAAATCGGCGTCCAAGCTCACGGCAAGAACGCGGCGGCGTGTTTTACCAGAGATTTGAGcgttgaaaaaaatctgcttaatgccgtgctgtggaacattccagacaaagcaatgatatcgtcatggagacaagctcgCAGCTCCACAGAACTGTCACGataaagtcactcaaagcgtcatttatacaccagtgggCACAGACACGGGACGGGaatcgaaccggcaaccttgaAATCAAcaggcaaacgctctaccaactgagccactgtcactctGACACACTGTACGATCTCGTTTGTCgcttttctttgcaataatggggagtttttcttttattttagccGTGAATGAGATTTGTAGAAggtttaaaaacaaacttctgtggttctttatttttgttgctttcCCTTTAATGaaactttacatttaaaatccatTTACTACTGCGTGAGTGGCTTAGTTTCAAGTAGTAGCGctcgtttcaatattatcgagCTTCAAACTGTGTCATCGTGACAGGCCccatcaggaaagttacacagtgcatctttaaaagtcttacatcacacaaaactgattattgtagctttaattcgttttataatgatgtttcctcctcaaaaacagacctggagttgtgttttgtttcattcacacatgtttgagtcacactttattattagtctgtaacatctacaaagatcaaaacactctgttccactttgtgatgtcacgaaatGGTTTGCGAgttaaacaactccaggtctgtttgtgacgaggaaacattagaaaacagtgtaatatgggccttttaacacacaaaccctgtagatttaggctgagttcttctctcaaactgaaaacactcggttccaccttgtgatgtcatcatgtggtgatacaggaagtgctccactgtgtttttaaactccacacaccttcatttctagaatcatttggatcattttagacctagaatttccaatctccactgaactaaagataaaaggagctgttaacttgaaaactaccacttgatgacatcacaaggtggaacagagcattttgagctttgtagatgtaacagactaataataaagtgtgactcaaacatgtgaatgaaacaaaacacaactccaggtctgtttttgaggaggacacagcgttagaacatggatcaTAAACAGTGTAAGACGGGCCCTTTAACTTGTAGATATTGCGACTCCATCTCAGCCTCGGGTAAACGGCGCCCGTCACATAAGTGTGTCCTCCACCGCCCGGTCGCTCGCCACCTTCCCCGGCCGCGCCCATGTGCAAATGAAGCCCTCCTGACATCCCGTCACCAGGCAGTCCTCCAAGAAGATCAGCACCGTGAGCCGCTCGTGTGCGATCTTTTTACACACCAGCGGCTCCAGCATGGGCACGTCCTCCATGCGCGGGCACAGCGTGGTGCCCAGGGTCTTGGCGGGCTCGGGTTTGGTGCGCGACCCCGAGCCCAGCGTCAGGAGCTTGTCGCTGCTTCGGCTGTTTCCCAAACTGTGGTTCCTCTTGTGCTCCTTCTCGTGGCGGTCCTTTCGAGACTCGTGCAAGGACAGCGTCGCAAATTTGCTGACGCCGCTGGCGATAAAGGAGCTGTCTAATAAACTGTTTcccttagtagtagtagtgttagtagtcgttgtagtggtagtactagtagtagtagtagtagtagtagtagatgtaatGGTGGTAGTATTGCTGCCTGGGGAGGTGCCTGTGGGGGTGGAGTGGGGGAGGCTGTTGCAGAGGGAGGTGGCGGAGTTGCCGCTGGCGCTGCTGTTGCTCCCGTCGTCTTTGCCGTTGACCCCAGGggcggaggagggggcagaggagggggcagagggagtAGAAGAGGGGGCAGAAGAGGGAGGTACAGTAGCAGTCTGTCCCAAAgacgacaagcaggtggcgctcATCACATTAGTGTGAGTCCGTGTGCGGGACAGGGGCAGGTGAGGGAACAGGACGTCCTCAGTGAGGTCCCAGAGGCAGAGCTGGGTGTCCTGGCCCACGGAGCCAAACCTGTAGGTGACGCTGAGCGGCCGACTGTCTGTGGAGTTTCTGTGTGCGAGACTGCAGTGACTGTCTCTGCCTGAAGGGGGCTCGGGGCAGTCGTCGTCGCTGCCGctaagctccgccccctcctccacGCTGGACGTGCAGTGGTCGAAGGCCACCACGCTCACCCAGGACTTGTGCCCGTGTCCCCGGGCGATGACCCTGCAGTCCGAGAAGGACCAGACGGTGACCAGATCGTCCTCGCCGCCCGCCACCAGGTACCTGCCGTCCGGGCTCCAGCACACGCACAGCAGCCCGCCAAAGTAACTCTTCATCGTCCCATGGAGCTCCGCCGCGTCGAAGCCAAACACGCGCAGATACCCGTCCTGACTGGCGCAGGCCAGGAACTTCCCGTCCGGAGAGAAGGCGAACTCGTTGAGCGCCCCCTCGCCCACGGTCCAGCGCAGCAGGGGGTTTCGGGGGGTCTTGCTCTTACACGTGTGAACGCTGTAACTCTCTCCCTGCTTCAGCAGCTGGTAGTGAGGAGCC
This sequence is a window from Periophthalmus magnuspinnatus isolate fPerMag1 chromosome 24, fPerMag1.2.pri, whole genome shotgun sequence. Protein-coding genes within it:
- the wdr20b gene encoding WD repeat-containing protein 20, encoding MAAEGGGKETNEIKTQFTTREGVYRLLTHSEYSRPNRVPFNSQGSNPVRVSFVNVNDQSGNGDRICFNVGRELYFYIYKGVRKAADLSKPIDKRIYKGTQPTCHDFNPVSATADSVSLLVGFSAGQVQLIDPIKKETSKLFNEERLIDKSRVTCVRWVPGSETLFLVAHSSGSLYLYNVENMCGTTAPHYQLLKQGESYSVHTCKSKTPRNPLLRWTVGEGALNEFAFSPDGKFLACASQDGYLRVFGFDAAELHGTMKSYFGGLLCVCWSPDGRYLVAGGEDDLVTVWSFSDCRVIARGHGHKSWVSVVAFDHCTSSVEEGAELSGSDDDCPEPPSGRDSHCSLAHRNSTDSRPLSVTYRFGSVGQDTQLCLWDLTEDVLFPHLPLSRTRTHTNVMSATCLSSLGQTATVPPSSAPSSTPSAPSSAPSSAPGVNGKDDGSNSSASGNSATSLCNSLPHSTPTGTSPGSNTTTITSTTTTTTTTSTTTTTTTNTTTTKGNSLLDSSFIASGVSKFATLSLHESRKDRHEKEHKRNHSLGNSRSSDKLLTLGSGSRTKPEPAKTLGTTLCPRMEDVPMLEPLVCKKIAHERLTVLIFLEDCLVTGCQEGFICTWARPGKVASDRAVEDTLM